Proteins from a genomic interval of Zingiber officinale cultivar Zhangliang chromosome 2A, Zo_v1.1, whole genome shotgun sequence:
- the LOC122039954 gene encoding class V chitinase CHIT5b-like, with protein sequence MLEFELPTMAAWKEHIAFFLLFLFFSPSVTAYRAPDPAIKAGYWPTWTFSYSPPSSVDRSLFTHLFYAFVQVESSTFRLNVTADDDLMLRNFSAAAHAPRNRGLTHPPVKALLSIGGGDSDSAFSILAARASARAAFIDSTIAVARRYDLDGLDLDWEFPRDAGEMSDLATLLLEWRAEAEREAATTGRPRLLLTAAVYFASQFLLGDGRSYPVPQMAAALDWINVMCYDFHGSWDTSATGEHAAWYDPRSNISGSYGVDSWVAAGMPAKQVVLGMPLYGRTWELRNAAEHGVGAPAVAVGPGDNGVLLYSEVVDFNRNNNATVVHDQVLTAAYSYAGTSWIGYDDAWSVARKVGFARRRRLGGYFFWAIGYDDSRQSVTRSAWHAWGR encoded by the exons ATGCTTGAGTTCGAGCTTCCGACCATGGCGGCTTGGAAAGAACAcattgccttcttccttctctttctcttcttctcgcCTTCTGTTACCGCCTACCGTGCTCCTGATCCGGCGATCAAGGCCGGCTACTGGCCGACGTGGACGTTCTCCTACTCGCCGCCCTCCTCCGTCGATCGCTCCCTCTTCACCCACCTCTTTTACGCCTTCGTCCAAGTCGAGTCATCCACCTTCCGCTTAAACGTCACCGCCGACGACGACCTCATGCTCCGGAACTTCTCCGCCGCCGCCCACGCCCCTAGAAACCGCGGCCTCACCCACCCGCCCGTTAAAGCCCTGCTCTCCATCGGCGGCGGCGACAGCGATTCTGCCTTCTCCATCCTCGCCGCCCGCGCTTCCGCACGCGCCGCCTTCATAGACTCCACCATCGCCGTGGCCCGGCGATACGACCTCGACGGGCTCGACCTCGACTGGGAGTTCCCGCGGGACGCCGGGGAGATGTCTGACTTGGCGACGCTCCTCCTCGAGTGGCGAGCCGAGGCCGAGCGGGAGGCCGCGACCACGGGGCGCCCGCGGCTTCTGCTCACGGCGGCCGTCTACTTCGCCTCGCAGTTCTTGCTCGGCGACGGCCGGAGTTACCCGGTGCCGCAGATGGCGGCGGCGCTCGACTGGATCAACGTGATGTGCTACGACTTCCACGGCTCGTGGGACACGTCCGCAACAGGGGAGCACGCGGCGTGGTACGACCCGAGGAGCAACATCAGCGGTAGCTACGGGGTGGATTCGTGGGTGGCGGCGGGGATGCCGGCGAAACAAGTGGTCCTGGGGATGCCGCTCTACGGGCGGACGTGGGAGCTGAGGAACGCGGCGGAGCACGGGGTGGGGGCGCCGGCTGTGGCCGTGGGTCCAGGAGATAACGGCGTGCTATTGTACTCAGAGGTGGTGGATTTCAATCGGAACAACAACGCGACGGTGGTGCACGACCAAGTACTGACGGCGGCCTACTCCTACGCCGGCACGAGCTGGATTGGCTACGACGACGCGTGGTCGGTGGCCAGGAAGGTCGGATTCGCGCGCCGCCGCCGCCTCGGAGGATACTTCTTTTGGGCGATCGGATACGACGACAGCCGCcagagcgtcaccagatcag CCTGGCATGCGTGGGGACGATGA
- the LOC122042106 gene encoding aspartyl protease family protein At5g10770-like produces MPNSTTIKNLSVHPHYSLSFSFFLLPPPPLLPNSSLGLLMVGIRAASSWFAFLPLVLVVAAGGGVSFLGEKKVLVLRPRFQLEVTKTSEKCLPQRSRRVAGATILEVKQQGRKDATWKVLAGDNARVRSLQSRLGNTVANRAEAAPSEARLPLNSGAKVQTQNYIVTIELAGKQMTVIVDTGSDLTWVQCVPCKSCYSQEDPLFDPAASPSYQPIPCNTSTCDSLRAATGISGVCGSDRPSCNYELSYGDGSYTNGVLARDSISLASVSVEGFVFGCGRSNGGMFGGTSGLMGLGRAQLSLISQTTPRFGGVFSYCLPTQEFDSSGSLILGSAYDTFKNLTPVVFTNMLPDSSSYFLNLTGMSIGGVALQDQFSTKVLIDSGTVITRLAPSVYKLVKDEFLRQFSGFPPAPDFSILDTCFDLAGYKEVSIPNIRFAFQGDAEVEVDVSGVLYLVKQDASQACLAFASLAYEDEVGIIGNYQQKNLRVVYDTVGSRLGFAEENCGYS; encoded by the exons ATGCCAAATTCCACTACAATTAAGAATCTCTCCGTCCATCCTCACTATTCcctttccttttccttcttccttcttcctcctcctcctctccttcccAACTCTTCGCTGGGTCTTCTGATGGTCGGGATCAGAGCTGCCTCCTCCTGGTTTGCCTTCCTTCCTCTTGTTCTTGTGGTTGCTGCAGGCGGTGGTGTTTCTTTTCTCGGAGAGAAGAAAGTTCTTGTTTTGCGGCCGCGATTTCAGCTCGAGGTTACTAAAACTTCTGAGAAATGCCTTCCGCAGAGATCGA GAAGAGTAGCTGGTGCAACAATCTTAGAAGTGAAGCAACAAGGAAGAAAGGACGCGACTTGGAAGGTTTTAGCCGGCGACAATGCCAGAGTTCGATCTTTGCAGTCCCGGTTGGGCAATACAGTGGCAAACAGAGCAGAGGCAGCTCCATCAGAAGCTCGACTCCCTCTCAACTCCGGAGCCAAGGTTCAAACTCAGAACTACATCGTCACAATCGAGCTCGCCGGCAAGCAGATGACGGTGATAGTGGACACCGGGAGCGACTTGACCTGGGTTCAGTGCGTGCCGTGCAAGTCCTGCTACAGCCAGGAAGACCCTCTCTTCGACCCTGCCGCCTCACCTTCCTACCAGCCCATCCCGTGCAACACTTCCACCTGCGATTCCCTACGGGCGGCCACTGGAATCTCCGGCGTGTGCGGCTCCGACCGGCCGAGCTGCAACTACGAGCTCAGTTACGGGGATGGATCCTACACCAACGGCGTGTTGGCCAGGGACAGCATCAGCTTGGCTAGCGTCTCTGTGGAAGGGTTTGTGTTCGGGTGTGGGCGAAGCAACGGAGGCATGTTCGGCGGGACTTCCGGTCTCATGGGGCTCGGCAGGGCTCAGCTCTCTCTGATCTCTCAAACAACACCTCGATTCGGAGGTGTCTTCTCCTACTGTCTCCCAACTCAGGAATTCGACTCATCGGGCTCCTTGATCTTGGGCAGTGCCTACGATACCTTCAAGAATTTGACACCAGTCGTGTTCACTAACATGCTTCCTGACTCATCCTCCTACTTCCTCAACCTCACCGGCATGAGCATCGGTGGAGTGGCACTTCAAGACCAATTCAGCACCAAGGTGTTGATAGACTCCGGGACAGTGATCACTCGGCTTGCCCCTTCAGTCTACAAACTGGTGAAGGATGAATTCTTGAGGCAATTCTCCGGGTTCCCGCCTGCGCCGGACTTTTCAATACTAGACACTTGCTTCGACTTGGCTGGATACAAGGAAGTGAGCATCCCAAACATTAGGTTTGCGTTCCAAGGGGATGCAGAGGTTGAAGTGGACGTCAGTGGTGTGCTCTACTTGGTGAAGCAAGATGCATCTCAAGCATGCTTGGCCTTCGCGAGCCTCGCTTATGAGGATGAGGTTGGGATCATTGGGAACTACCAGCAGAAGAATCTGAGGGTGGTGTATGATACCGTGGGATCGAGGTTAGGATTTGCAGAGGAGAATTGTGGGTATAGTTGA
- the LOC122042107 gene encoding protein GrpE-like, whose product MSMAAVLRTPSLFVYSPAAATRAANAQAPRSLLYPLSRQKPSCALKPKQASAVESPLRFPRFRLFTAYGDLTEAEQKDETPEKEHSGEEVSSGDETTDAEINGAEETVVSTVMLSLQAYKDALANRDQSKVAEIESILLSIEAERNTLSSKVASLLEELSTEKDRVIRISADFDNFRKRTERERLSLMTNVQGEVIESLLPVLDSFERAKSQIKVESEEEEKINNSYQSIYKQFMEILASLGVEAVETVGCPFDPLLHEAIVQEESSEYEEGIIIQEFRKGFRLGERLLRPSMVKVSAGPGPEKGGDGVVAASDNGEESENIEDDEDSE is encoded by the exons ATGTCAATGGCTGCCGTGCTGAGAACGCCGTCGCTATTCGTCTACTCACCGGCGGCGGCGACCCGCGCGGCTAATGCGCAGGCACCGAGGAGTCTTCTGTACCCTTTGTCGAGGCAGAAGCCGTCGTGTGCTTTGAAGCCAAAGCAGGCCTCTGCCGTTGAATCCCCTCTCCGCTTCCCTAGGTTTCGGCTCTTTACCGCGTACGGGGACCTCACGGAGGCGGAACAAAAGGATGAAACTCCGGAAAAA GAGCATTCCGGTGAAGAAGTTTCTTCAGGTGATGAAACAACTGATGCTGAAATAAATGGCGCAGAAGAGACAGTTGTTTCGACTGTAATGTTGTCTCTGCAGGCATACAAAGATGCTTTGGCTAATAGAGATCAATCTAAAGTTGCTGAAATAGAGTCCATTCTTCTGTCAATCGAAGCTGAGAGGAACACTCTTTCATCTAAAGTTGCTTCTCTATTGGAAGAATTGTCAACAGAAAAGGACCGAGTTATTCGGATCAGTGCTGACTTTGACAATTTCAGGAAAAGgacagagagagagagacttTCTCTGATGACAAATGTGCAAGGTGAAGTAATAGAGAGTTTATTGCCTGTGTTAGACAGCTTCGAAAGAGCTAAATCACAAATAAAGGTGGAaagtgaggaagaagagaaaattaacaacagctatcagagcaTTTATAAGCAGTTCATGGAGATCTTGGCATCTCTTGGTGTGGAGGCCGTCGAAACTGTTGGGTGTCCATTTGATCCATTG CTTCACGAGGCGATAGTGCAGGAGGAATCATCTGAGTATGAGGAGGGCATCATAATCCAAGAATTCCGTAAAGGGTTCAGACTTGGGGAAAGGCTGTTGCGCCCGTCAATGGTGAAGGTCTCTGCAGGTCCAGGCCCAGAAAAGGGGGGAGACGGTGTTGTCGCGGCATCAGACAATGGTGAAGAAAGTGAAAACATTGAGGATGATGAAGATTCCGAGTAA